The sequence below is a genomic window from Phycodurus eques isolate BA_2022a chromosome 6, UOR_Pequ_1.1, whole genome shotgun sequence.
ACAAAAGGTCAGTTACATAAGTCCATACCTTGTGCAAATGGTACAAATCCAGTTACcaagcaacttctttttttaacgtaaaaataaaaagtgattctGTACACGCCTACCTCCCTCCAGATTAAAAGTGGAGAGAATGCAGCAAACATAGCTGGGGAGCTGGTCAACCTGACCCGGGGGCGGATCTATGCTGGTGATGTCAGCATGTCTGTAAAATTAATTGAACAGCTACTGGACATCTTGGACTCCCAGCTTCAAGCCTTGAGACCAGCCAATAAAGAGTCTGCGGCACGCAATTACAACAAGGTGAATTGCTCCTCAGTTTCATGCTGATGTGTACTTGACCTTATCCAGAAAAGAGGAACCAAATGTCAGTGCTGATATTTGTAACACATATGTTGTTTGCTGTCTTTGTAGCTGCAGAAAAGGGAACGCACATGCAGGGCTTATGTGCAGGTatgtaatggatggatggcgatACAATGGTTGGATGTACtgtaagatggatggatgtaagggGGAATGGTGGGTGGGGAATGAGGGAGGATGGGATAATGGATGGCCAGATGGAGGGATGTAAGATTGTAAGATGGACAGatgattgatggatgaatggcagcactataaatggatggatgcctgaCGGATGGATATAAAACGGATGATGGACAGATGGAATGAGAATGGACAAACAGGTTGATAATACGCGAGTGGACACGTACAAAGGGACAGATGAGTGAAGGTCTTGACGATagatgaaatatttaaaatgaacacAAGGATAGCTTCagagaagattgatggatgatggacggatgaatgaatggatgaacgatGGCTGTTTCAATGGATTTATTAACAATAGAGAGATAGAGCGATGCGAGGTCGAAGAATGGGTGGATGGACGGTCAGATGAATTCATGGATAAGAGGATAGATTCATGTATAAACTAACAGAGGAAGAAAAGTGGGAAGGACAAACAAATGAACGGATACACTCACAAAATGGAATGCACCTTTCTCCTTGTTAGGCCGTGGTTCAGACAGTAGATAACTTGTTGGGTCCTGAGGCTCTGGTGTCCTGGGCTGACATGAGCGGTCCGGACCAGTCCCGCTCTGCATCGCTCCTGTTAGATGCGGTAGAGAAAGGAGCGTTCTTATTGGCTAACAACCTCTATGAAGGTCGATTCAGTGACAGAGCACCAAACGTCGGTATGTTGTCTCTCTTTTTCCGAGCGCTCAACATTTGACGATTAAAACAAGCTTCTCATCCAGactttctgtatgtgtgtgattAGATCTGGAAGTGTATGTGCTCAACGCAGAGGCGGACATACAAGACCTAACGTTCCCGCACTCCTACGATAGCGACAGCATCCTACAGATCTCGGCTGTGGCCCTGCAGCAGTACAGCAATAATGGTATGAAGCACACTCATCTCAATTTTAAAACATCGGATGAGCCACAATTACAAaagtgaatggattgtggaatTAATGGTATGAATACTATAGTACACAGTTAATTATAATCTATGCAGATATGCCTGAAAGTaactttcttccttccttcactGTACAGGCCAAGTGAAGTTGGTCCTCTCTCTGTATAAGAACTTGGGCTCCTTCCTGACCACCCAGAACTCCACCTTGCGTCTCGGACTTGGACTCGGACAGGGTTCAGAGGTCAGGCGTAGGAGCCTGGTGGTCAACTCCCATGTCATCTCTGCTTCTGTGCACAGAGGCTCCAATAGAGTGTTCCTCTCTGAGCCCGTGGTGTTCACTCTCAGGCACCTGCAGGTTTGCTGGGAAATATTAACTTGGGCAAGAAAGTAGTGCTGCACAATACatcgtttgagcatcgtcatcgcaatGTACGTGCAGGGTCCTGTGCAACGTTGGTGTATTGACATGCAGTCAATCGACTGTAATCTTAATAAGTGACCAGAAGATGGACCAGATTAGACATgttaataagattagcaccgatgttacggtaaattataaCCCATCAAACAACACAACTTGATGACTATTACATGAGGACACAGGAAGCAACTACACGCCTGCATTTACTGGTTTTCTCTTCAGAATATGACACAACAACGTGttttgcttaaactaatgcactcaaatatagaaatgccAAATGCATATGTTAAAACATAGGTGTAAaaacagattgattaaaaacaattgaataGTGTTAAGAATGTGCAAATGACTACtgtataactgggcatgaaaagaaatgattttaactTTCGTCTTGCTCGACTATTGCTCAATACTACAGTCTATTTAAATCCAGGTAGACTTCATACGAATGACTCCGTATACTTTTGTGCGCTACTGAGCATAGTGTTTCTAGAGAGGCAAAAAGAgaaatgtctgctggttttcaCGTTACATGTgtgttatcctgtattttttaacatcgcaatatatatcaGAGGGTTAAAGAAGATCCCAATTTCACATATCCTGGAGCCCTACAAGAAAGATTCCTGATGATATTCATAAACACAACTGTTGTTTTGTGTCGTATTCACAGCTGGACAACCACTTTGGTCCCAACTGCTCTTTCTGGAATGCCTCAGGGGTGTCTGGGACCGGCAGGTGGTCCACGCAGGGATGTCGCCTGTTACACACCAACAATACGCACACAACCTGCGCCTGTAACCACCTGTCCAGCTATGCTGTACTCATGATGTACCAGCAACCTGCTGTAAGTTAGCACTCAAGCCCACAAACTTGCAGTGactgtgattgtttttgtttgcagaaGATGGCTGTGAAAGGTTGACGGAAAGAAAAAAACCCGAAACTGCTCGTGTTTTGATGTTCCAACCTCTGTGTTCAGCACTAAATGCAAAATAATCTTGCCACAGGATGAATGACTGGTAGATGTTGTCAGCTTTATTGTCTGTATGACATGCACCATGTTTTTGCACTATTTGCAAGTTTTATTCAACAACAGCCAACCAAAAATGTTATAACAGAATCATCAATCAATTGTGGAAAGCTTGTATATCATTCTCTTCTCTAATTATAGCAACACTGATGCTCTTCAAACTCAAAGATAGGGTTTAGTTCCCAAATTGGAAAGGCTGATGAAATGTTATTCTTCCTAGTCGTCTTTAGCCGTCAGATCCCATTTTTACGCACTAATTTGTAAGATAAAgacgtttttttaattaaacattcAATTCTCTCGAGTCGATGGCGTGAGAAAGATGTTTCTAAATGCTGCCGGCTTTTGTGGTCTCCCGTGAAACGGCATTCAAGTTTTTTATGTAATGCGtatgtaaaataacaaacactcaacatgccaacattttgtcttttcatCTTCACAGTCTGGTGTGGGAGTAGAGGAGCTTCTTGTCTATGTTGTCTCCTGGGTGGGCATCTCAGTTGCTCTGGTGTGTTTGGCCACCTGCCTTACTACCCTCTGCTGCCAGGCAGCACCCTGGCACACTGACCACGGCACCATCCACTGCAACCTGTGGGCCAACCTGCTCATAACTGAGCTGCTCTTCCTTGTCGGATCCAATAAGACACAATATACCGTGAGTTCTTATTTTAACTAACATGAGGGGTGCTTgttaaaagtgtatttttttcctcttgcgGCATTATGCTTCTCTCACATTTATAGGTTGTGTGCTCCATCATTGCCGGCCTGCTGCACTTCTCATTGCTCTCAGTGTTCTGCTGGTTGTGTCTGGAAGCAGTGGAACTGTACATTTTGCAGCGTGAGGTGTTTGAGGGTCGTAACTCCAGGCGGAAGTATTTGTACCTGAGTGGCTACTCTGTGCCCGGGCTGGTGGTGGCTGTGTCTGCAGCCATTGACTTCAGAGGCTACGGCTCAAAAGCTTCGTAAGTTCATCACAATTGCTCagcacacctacacacacgcacacacctacacacgcacgcacacacacacacacacacactatattgccaaacgtATTCGCTCACCCATCCAAATAATCGAAATCAAGTGTTTCAATTACTTGCACGGCCTCAggtgaataaaataaagcagCTAAGCATGCGgactgtttttacaaacatttgtgaaagaatgggtcGCTCTCAGGAGCTCAGTGAATTCCAGTGTGGAACTGTGATATGCTGAcacctgtgcaacaagtccAAGTCATGACATTTCCTCgctcctaaatattccacagtctACTGTCAGCTGTGTTATAAGAACGTGGATGCGTTTGGGAATAACAGCAACTCAACCACGAAGTTGTAGGCCACATAAACCGACGGAGCGGGGTCAGCGGATGCATAGTGCGAAGAGGTCGCCAACTTTCTGCCGAGTCAATCGCTACAGACCTCCAAACCTCACGTGGCCTTCAGATTAGCTCAAGAGCAGTGCGCAGAGAGCTTCATGGAATGGTTTTCCATGGCCGAGCAGCTGCATCCAAGCCATACATGATCAAGTGCAATGCAAAGCATCggatgcagtggtgtaaagcacGCCGCCACTGGAGTCGAGAGCAGTTCTCTGAAGTCTTGAACCACGCTTCTCCATCTggcacctttgggatgaattagagcggagactgagagccaggccttctcgtccaacatccgtgtgtaacctcacaaatgtgcttctggaagaatggtcaaaaattcccataaatacactcctaaaccttgtgggcAGGCTTCACAGAAGAGTTGAAGAGacatcatattgaaccctaaGGATTAAggatgtttatatatatatatatatatatatatataacacacacacacacacatgtgtgtgtgtgtgtgtgtgtgtgtgtgttatccaTTTCCAATCAAAACTAaatattattatctttgtaaaggcacatTTTCTGATACCACGATTGAATTGCCTTGCAATAAATACGTTGTGTAGGTAATAGGTGTTTCCTgcccatttttgggggtgctcAAGGACCTCTTAACGTTGTGCACCCCTAAATGTTAAAGAATGTGATTGTATAGATGGTATCGTTGCTGTTTGTGTTCCTCCTCTAACTTGTTTGTGTGTCATTATGCACAGCTGCTGGCTGCGAACCGACAATTTCTTCATTTGGAGTTTCCTTGGACCGGTGGCTGTTATTATCACTGTGAGATTTTCATTCCTGGCCCCATACAGATTCAATCCTTTATGTCGTGTACAAATGTATTCGTGAAAGTAGAGCGTTGACAGcagtctttgttgttgtttacagcTTAACCTTCTAATCTTAGTGATGACCTTACATAAGATGCATAGCACTGCTGCCTTGAAACCAGACTCCAGTCGCCATGACAACCTGAGGTTTGTAATTGTCTGTATATCTTTATGATCCTTGTTCCTCGTGTTTCATTAGGTTTAGATTATTTcacaaatttattttgaaaccttttTGCATACTTGGTGTGAAAACAAAAGGTCAGGCCTTcacaatgattaaaataaaattattgatttttattttaatcatcatGATATTACTTGTGCATTCTACAACTATTTCAAGCACAATGATACTAAAGAAATGGGATTCAAAGAACACTTAATACCTGCGCTAAAcaattttttcatgtttgtcaaGGTAGGTAATCATAGGAATGAAAATTATGACTGTGATGCAATTTCCTCTGTTAAGGATGTACTATGAGTGCTACTCATGAGATGCTCAGCATGAAGTGGCAGGTAGATTTGAAGGCCTTAAAATGGTAAAATTTATTCTCAAAAGATAACAAGGCCAATACGTGTAGCCTACATTcagacctatgggcaatttagagtcttcaattaacctaccacgcatgttttagggatgtgggaggaaaccggagtacccggagaaaccccacccaggcacggggagagcatgcaaactccacacaggcgggaccaggatttgaaccccggtccccaggaccgtaaggcagatgtgctaaccagtcgtccaccgtgccggctcctAACACCCTAACCTCTATTATTGAAACCTTGACTTGatcagaattttatttatttattttatttacgtttttttctattttaaaaggATCATTGCAGCTTTCGATCCGTCAAGGTCTCATGAAGGTTCACTCAAACTGGCTTTTGTTATTATGAATACCTGTCCTTTTAGGAGAATTCTGCAAAGCAAAGATAAAATAAGATTACACTCACACTGGGGCATCATAACTCTTACAGCATAGTGCTGTAGATGGATTTTGTTAGTTTGCTGATTGGTGCAAATGTTGGGTCTTATGTGTTCGTTTATCTTCTGTCTGAGCTTGACACAGTATACGAACAAACAGCATCTTGATTAAATACTTGTGTCCATTCCGGCAACACCCAAGTCAAAAGACATCCAGATGTCGAGCATGTGATGTAATTTGAAGGCAGACATTTTCCACGCTTACAGTTTGATCATGAATTCCATTATAGTGCCTCTAATGTGCCCAGATTTTGACTTTGGGTCAAAATCAGTCGTGATTCTGAAAAACAATGTGGTAGTTTTGAATTTCACCTTGTGATGTTAGCTGCAGGAATTCAATATGCCTACCAACTTAATGAATAAAAGATAATATAAAGTTAGGCGGTCTGATAGTAGGTAGGAGTCAATTAAGCTCCCAAAAACTGTTTAGTATAGTCTGCTGCAAACAGTGCATGCTGAATAGTACACCTTCAtttcatggtaaaaaaaaaacacatgctaaAATTGATTAGGTATTAATATTGTCCATGAATGTAAGAATGTATTGAAGTGGTCCAATGGGGGCAGTGCTTAATTCctgcagctgggatgagaaagCATCAGGACCCCTTCTACTGGTACTGTGGTGTTGCAGCCTGTTGCTTAGTTCACGATCCAGCCACAGCTTGAAGCTTTGTGCTGCTTCGTGTTGGGATGTGCGGTGAGGGATGAGGGCTCGGCTGGCATCCGGCTCTCACACGTCCCCTCGGACAAACCGGTTCATGACATGCGTGTGTTCGCCTTCTTCTGATGACCCATTGATTCTGTAGAATTAGAAAAGATCCGATGAAAGCAAATATTTCCTCATGATGTGTGCTCTCGTGTGTCCAGGGCATGGGCGGTGGGCTCGTTGACGCTGCTCTTCCTGCAGTGTGTCAACTGGTCCTCAGGCTTGATGTTCCTGTCTGCGCCCTCTCTCCTCCTGGCTTACCTCTTTGCCTCACTTAATACTGCGCAGGGCCTCCTCATCACCATCCTGCACTGCACCCTCGCCAGGAAGGTCAGCCTCGGAGCTGAGCATCATTATCTTGGCGGTCGTGTGACCGTGCACCGCCAatggtttgtgttttgtgttaaggGTCAGAAAGACTACGGCCGATGTTTCCGCCTCTCCAAGTGCTGTGCGACCTCTTCGTCCAGCTCTCCAGACTCGGTGAAGGCAGCCGCGCTGCGCTCCAACAGCCGCTACAGCAGCAGCCAGGGTCGGAGAGCCACGGCGAACAGACAGGCAAGCGTTTCGTTCCACACTCTTTCTCCATGTCTTCCTGACTTTTTGTGGACGCAAGCTTCATTAGACTCCGCGCTGATATTCTGTGCTCCAGAGTCGTATTCGGAGGATGTGGAACGACACGGTGCGAAGACAAACCGAGTCGTCTTTCATCGCCGCTGATGTTAACAGCACCCCGACTCTTAACAGAGGTGAGGGTCTGCTTTATTGTCTTTGTGCACCTTCTTTGCAGTTGCACTCGGCAGCATTTATTCATCTCTTTTCTGCACATAGCTGCATTGGGGAATCATTTCCTGACCAATCCAGTCCTGCAGACTCACGTAGGAGCCTCTCCTTATGACACCATGTTGGCGCAAGGATACAATCAGCCCTTCACCTCCACAGGTACACCTCATCACAACCTCAGAGGCCATTCCTCTGTACACTAATGATTAACCCTAacttgttcagctgcatggccatgcagaatggttgATCTGTAGGCCTTTTGTGCCAGAACGGTTTtactgtgcaacaggggagtttgaaatactccctctgcttaatttttaattaaagataaccacttaaatgacattctgaaaatggctgctacTCAGGATTTGACGCCTGATATTGGAGAATTTGTGAAGGCTAAAAGATGTTTCATGAGCAAAGTAAGCCTACGTCATATAAAATTCGGTGCCACCTTTGTGCTGTgaagaacattcattcattcattttctgagccgcttctcctcactagggtcgcgggcgtgctggagccaatcccagctgtcatcgggcaggaggcggggtgcaccctgaactggttgccagccaaatgcAGGCTGTGAAGAacagttctgtgaaaatgaatagCCTTTTAAGAGAATGAAAATTGCAAAATATCAGTCAACAGCATCACTTCAAAAGAGACTCGTTTGGTGGAACCCTTTTAGGTTTTGGTCATACACTGCCACTtgtattatgtttacatttacaaGGTAGGCCAATAACGGTTCCTTCTTTATGAATAGTTACTACTTTAGTTTACATGATGTGATGAGACAGTTGAGGTAGGCGAGATTTCCAAATGGATTTGGAAAtgtatgtcaatttaaacaaatttctagcacagtggacgactgaaGTGTgaggcacatctgcctcacacttctgaggtcctggtttcaaatccggccttcctgtgtgtggaatttgcctgttctccccgtgcctgtgtgggttttctctggatacttCAGCTtcctccaaaaataaaaaaataagcatggTAGcttaacattttcaagcttttttttaatcgtaaggcacatataaacaaacaaacattcgcactcacattcacacccacgggcaatttagagtcttcaattagcctaccatgcattttttggggatgtgtgagaaaaccggaatacctggagaaaacccacgcaggtaggggtagaacatgcaaactttgtacaggcgaggccagatttgaacctgggtcctctgaactgtgaggcagatgtgctaaccagtcgaccaccgtgccaccaaaaTGGATGGTTGATGGGTTAATGTTTATTGTTTGTGTTGTCAGTTTGTGTTATCAGAGGAAGGTACTCAAGCAAATTCCATtatacattgtgtttttttatatatactgtattgtttatTGGACTCAATTAATTTGCAGGtcacacatacatactgtaaacaaTTTTACCTTTGTGAACATTGGTGTGCTaccttttctttcaacttttctttctgctgttattttgtttttatatttattttggaatgttttttatACTCTTTCCCTCTCTGTTCCTCTCTTACATGGACCAGTTGGAACCTTCCGAAACAAGAGTATGAGCTCTTCTTTATTGTGCTTACCCAAATCATTTAGCACCGTGGTTGTCTTCATAGACCAccatttcacacatttgcacacattaACCATACATAGAtcctattgacatgaaatacCTTTCTCCAACCAACCACATTCGATATTTCATGTAATACTGAAAAAGCCTCAATCTTTGGAAGAAGCTCTACTCATTTGCTCATACATCTACTCATTCAactcttttcacaaaaatattttgatgataCACACTTATAATGCCAAAAGAATTCGCTCACCTGTCTTGAATTTATGTGAAATCCCATTCTTCTTAGAAAGGTTTAGAATCTCTAGGTATGCTGAAACGTTCAGAAgagaagcattcagagttcctttcactggagctcaaggGCTAATATTtcggacatttccaactttgtgggaacaatttggagatggccccttcctgacatgactgtgcatcagtgcacaaatcaaggttcataaatacatggatgagagaatttgatgtggatgaactcaATTGGCCTGCataatcctgacctcaaccctatagaattTACACGTTTGTATGAATTAcagcagagactgagagcctggcgttctcatccaacatcagggtgtaacctcacaaatatgctcctgaaaaaaaaaatcataaattcccataacctcactcctaaaccttgttgaaatccttcccacaagagtttaagatgttataactgcagcgagtggaccaatgtcatattaaaccctacggattaagaatgggatttcacttaaattcatatctaagtcaagacaggtgagcgaatactttagGCAATATTgagtttgtctttcttttttataaCTGAGCATTTCCTGTTTCTTCATGTAGAAGTTGGTGTGTCACAAAATCAGGAGTCCTGTGGGTTGGACAGCATGTGTCTCAATGGAGGCTACACCCCCAATACCTTCACCCTGCATGGACTCGGGGCAATGCCCGGATCCCGAGTTGGAGTGGTGGGCAGCACCGACCTTCTGAAGGAGGGAGGCGTCGTGATGGGAGGCGATGACATCTCCCCTGCCCTGCTAACCCCCCATGGCGCCGCAGATCTGGGCACTGGTGTTGGAATGCGTCGTAACCTGTCTGACGCAGCAGCACTGGAGAAAATGATCATCTCTGAGCTGGTGCAGAGCAACCTGAGGCCTTCGGGTGACATGCCTGACCCTCCAGAGCGCTACGGAAGCCTGGCAAGGCCTCATCATCTGGACAGAGCAGCCATTGCTCACACCGCTACACTGACTCGCCACGCACAGCAACCCCAGGAGGGCTGGGCGGCCACCATGCAGCCCACCAATCGACCCAACGCACAAGAGGGTTGGCCGCATTTGAGTCATCACCTACAAGGTGCTGAGACACATTCCACATCACAGGAACAAGATCATGGCACGACACCACGCTCACAAGACGGTTggtcgcacgcacgcactctaGGAGATACTGAATCGATGGGGGAGAGGCTGCAGCTACAAGGCACTCTGGGTCGTCGCGGGCTCCAGGAGAGACAACAAGCGCGCCCCCCCGATGTTCAGGCTCGGCCATATTCCACCCTCAGCCGCACCACTGGCACCCTGTCACGCCACCGCAGCACAGCTGAGACGGGTGGGGCGACAGACAAAGACAGGGAGCGAGACCGAGATCGTTATCGTGACAGGCCCTTGCCGCCTCcgcctcccccacccccacaggAGTCGGAGCCCTTGTACAAAGCTCTGGAGGAGCCACTTCTGATGAAAGCGAGAGAGGCCACTGTAGATGCTTGGCGAGGAGGGCAGGATAGGGAGAAGGGTGAGACATTTCTCCTAAAAAGAGATGGACTTATGGATGAGTGGAGGGGAGGTAATAGAGTAAGGGAGGAGTCTTTTAGCTCTCAAAAGAGAAACGGAGACATGGCTGAGTGGAGAGGTGGAATGGATAGAGGAAGGGATGAATCTCATCTCCTGGAGAAAagagatggaaggatggatgcatGGCGAGGAGCAGTGGAGACAGACCGAGAAGAAACGTTCATTACTCAGAGAAAAGATTTTGGAATTGAGGGCTGGAGAGTTGggatagagagagagaaggacaGAGATGGTTGGAGAGCAGGAATTGAAAGAGAAAATGACAAACAGAAAGACAGAGCACTAGATGTGTGGTGTGGTGGCGTCGATGTAGACAGACAGGAGTCTTTCTTGTTTGAGGGCAATGATGGGGGTGTTGggaggaaaagaggaaaagataGAGGCTCTCTAAGGTACCATGGCGACCGAGAGGATTCCGATGACTTTACTCTGCCTCTGACCCCTGATCTTGACCTTGACCCTGACACCGCACCTATATACGGCCAGGATTCAAACCCGTCGCCACTCTACCCCGGGGACCGGCGATCACCACCTCTCGGTCTCTTCCCACGAAGCTCACCCCCAACTAACATCTTTGTTGCCCGAGACAATAACTCTCCTCCCAACAATCCCTACTCCCGCCACTCCCCCCAAGTCTACAGCCGCAGTAGTTCCCCTCCCCGCTTCTACAGCCGCACCTCCCCTCCTACGCTCTCCTACCCTGACAGTAGCCCCGAAGTTCCAGAACAACTCAGCCCCACCAGCCCGCCCCAGCAGCCCACCCTGGAGCTGCCCTACAGCCTTGGGAGACCCCCTCTCGGCCCACGGCCCAATCACCTGCAGACCTTTTATCAGCCACCACCACCGACGACTAACGGAGAGGCTCTATACACGTCTGAGCCCTCTTCGGAAGGAGAAGACGGCCAGATGCAGCGGGTGACGAGCCTGTGACTAGGGCGGTGGTGATCGGGGCATAGAAACCAGGGAGGTGGAGAGAAGCACAACCAACAGTGTTAAACATAACGAAGATgatgattcaattcaattgaaCGATGAAGGGAATGATGATGTCAGAGATGGCTCCTCCCTCCTTCTATCTCCCGATCACCACGAGACTCCCCCTTGCCCCTTGtcattttttgttacttttctaGAAGTGTGACTCATTCATCATACCTCTTCCTCTGCTCTCCTTCCCCGAACCCTTGCCGTGTCTTCCCGCTATACAGGTACTTTATTTCTTACTGGCCCATTGTCTGACTTTCTGTTGGTCCATTGACCGGCTGTCGCCCCTCCTCGTAGCAAGAGAACAATGTCGTGACAGATCAAAAACACTTGTGTGTTACCAAAAAACAAATCCTTTCAAAGAACACATGCATGACTTTCAAGTGGCTTTTACGAGGCCACGCGTACTGTAAGAAGGAAGTGCTCAAGTGCAAGTGAACGAATGTGTGTGTAGCTTGATGAGCatgcgtgcgtatgtgtgtgtgtgagagatcaagagtgggtgcgtgtgtgtgtgtgtgtgtatatatatatatatatatatatatatatatatatatatatatatatatatatatatatgtgtgtgtgtgtgtgtgtgtgtgtgtgtatatatatatatatatatatatatatatatatatatatatgtctgtagttttatatatatatatatatatatatatatcttttatgATTATGATTTAGGATTAATGTATCACAAATTAATGTATCACAGTGGACCATTTTACCAATGTCAATGAAGGTGGGCTTTACACACGTGCCCTCCTTCTGATTTTCAATTTGTTCCATCACATCAAGACCAAAACCTGTCCTCCAGTCACCATTAACTGTTGGCAATGGAACAGTTTGCAGCAGAGTTTTCATTGCAGCAGAACTATTATCTCCAGAGCAGATCATGTGAAACCTCAGAACTTTTTCTGCAACCCTTGATATCCTTGTACATATTACCCTGAAGTGTTCTAATTGTCTTGTATTGCTATTGAAGTTCGAGTAAACGTGAAATTAATCTTTGTTGTCCTGTCTTTGACTATTAATGATGCTTAGACAGTCAGGAagcataaaaagtaaaaatgtactaGTAGCCCATACAGCTAGTCAGTGTAACCTTTTATACTACAGTACTCAGTTACAGATATttgtggaaattgtggactgtaaatattaaaaactacattttcatttttttttttgtcgctcTATACATTAGTGTGGTCAGTGGCGGGCCTTCATCCACCTTAATATCACCACTATATCATCGCAATTGTAGAAACCATAAGTactatacaaaaatgtaatatgGCAGCTCACAACTGCCGTGTAAATCATCTGAAACAATTGAGAATCTATTTAtataacataacaaaaacataaaacatttaaataagatACATCCTACTTATCAGAGATGTTGATTATTAAATTTAGGAATGTG
It includes:
- the LOC133403683 gene encoding adhesion G protein-coupled receptor L1-like isoform X1 encodes the protein MRRRIDGSPNAAGGVTTQLFLPGMAVSFWFLCVCVLTLAHVTPSSQAMSRAAMPFGLLRRELACEGYPIELRCPGSDVVMVETANYGRTDDKICDAEPFQMENTQCYLPDALKIMAQRCNNRTQCVVVAGVDVFPDPCPGTYKYLEIQYECVPYKVDQKVFVCPGSLLSIQPPSSQLEAEHQSGAWCKDPLQAGDRLYVMPWTPYRTEVLYEYASWDDYRQNRVTTTYKLPSRVDGTGFVVYDGAAFYNKERTRNLVKYDLRTRIKSGEAVVVNANYHDTSPYRWGGKSDIDLAVDENGLWVIYSTEANNGRIVVSQVNPYTLRFEGTWATGFDKRGASNAFMACGVLYAVRSVFQDDEGQADGRVGNDMVVYAYDTSRGQELPIQIPFPNPYQYISSIDYNPRDNQLYVWNNYYVLRYPLQFTPPPPTKGPLSSLMTTVRSYTATVALSPVRPSASHPVGVINRGPFDQRPITAMVPLTPRPPLRVPLVPGGPGQLGGCEGRVARGVQWPPTLKGETVERPCPKGSLGIASYECITSPVSWSSRGPDLSNCTSPWVSQIAQKIKSGENAANIAGELVNLTRGRIYAGDVSMSVKLIEQLLDILDSQLQALRPANKESAARNYNKLQKRERTCRAYVQAVVQTVDNLLGPEALVSWADMSGPDQSRSASLLLDAVEKGAFLLANNLYEGRFSDRAPNVDLEVYVLNAEADIQDLTFPHSYDSDSILQISAVALQQYSNNGQVKLVLSLYKNLGSFLTTQNSTLRLGLGLGQGSEVRRRSLVVNSHVISASVHRGSNRVFLSEPVVFTLRHLQLDNHFGPNCSFWNASGVSGTGRWSTQGCRLLHTNNTHTTCACNHLSSYAVLMMYQQPASGVGVEELLVYVVSWVGISVALVCLATCLTTLCCQAAPWHTDHGTIHCNLWANLLITELLFLVGSNKTQYTVVCSIIAGLLHFSLLSVFCWLCLEAVELYILQREVFEGRNSRRKYLYLSGYSVPGLVVAVSAAIDFRGYGSKASCWLRTDNFFIWSFLGPVAVIITLNLLILVMTLHKMHSTAALKPDSSRHDNLRAWAVGSLTLLFLQCVNWSSGLMFLSAPSLLLAYLFASLNTAQGLLITILHCTLARKGQKDYGRCFRLSKCCATSSSSSPDSVKAAALRSNSRYSSSQGRRATANRQSRIRRMWNDTVRRQTESSFIAADVNSTPTLNRAALGNHFLTNPVLQTHVGASPYDTMLAQGYNQPFTSTVGTFRNKKVGVSQNQESCGLDSMCLNGGYTPNTFTLHGLGAMPGSRVGVVGSTDLLKEGGVVMGGDDISPALLTPHGAADLGTGVGMRRNLSDAAALEKMIISELVQSNLRPSGDMPDPPERYGSLARPHHLDRAAIAHTATLTRHAQQPQEGWAATMQPTNRPNAQEGWPHLSHHLQGAETHSTSQEQDHGTTPRSQDGWSHARTLGDTESMGERLQLQGTLGRRGLQERQQARPPDVQARPYSTLSRTTGTLSRHRSTAETGGATDKDRERDRDRYRDRPLPPPPPPPPQESEPLYKALEEPLLMKAREATVDAWRGGQDREKGETFLLKRDGLMDEWRGGNRVREESFSSQKRNGDMAEWRGGMDRGRDESHLLEKRDGRMDAWRGAVETDREETFITQRKDFGIEGWRVGIEREKDRDGWRAGIERENDKQKDRALDVWCGGVDVDRQESFLFEGNDGGVGRKRGKDRGSLRYHGDREDSDDFTLPLTPDLDLDPDTAPIYGQDSNPSPLYPGDRRSPPLGLFPRSSPPTNIFVARDNNSPPNNPYSRHSPQVYSRSSSPPRFYSRTSPPTLSYPDSSPEVPEQLSPTSPPQQPTLELPYSLGRPPLGPRPNHLQTFYQPPPPTTNGEALYTSEPSSEGEDGQMQRVTSL